From one Magnolia sinica isolate HGM2019 chromosome 18, MsV1, whole genome shotgun sequence genomic stretch:
- the LOC131233506 gene encoding uncharacterized protein LOC131233506 isoform X7, producing the protein MTQSSCCNYSSSIASADFHLPDEILSVIPTDPYDQLDLARKITSMAIACRVSRLESEAAGLRQKIVDKDHMAHELQERLSQLEDALRESDTRLREALDDNMRLTSERDALAITAKKLHRDLAKLEAFKKHLMKSLKDESSPAEAVDIMTCDQSVIHVSSLKEEGSNGYMETNLVRGSTGMAVHDGHLHDWTHLLLDFPRTCHVGPDSRHAGQRSYVTPYITPRTTTPKEISTAGSSRGFTCAGSPKMTSGTTSPTKPKFEVRAALSSWSQQSSARSSPPRERSIPGVNSHMNSSVHS; encoded by the exons ATGACGCAGAGCAGCTGCTGCAATTACAGCAGCAGCATTGCCAGTGCTGATTTCCATCTCCCTGACGAGATCCTGTCCGTCATCCCAACGGATCCATACGATCAGCTCGATCTGGCACGGAAGATCACGTCGATGGCAATTGCCTGCCGTGTATCGAGGCTAGAGTCTGAGGCTGCGGGTCTGCGGCAGAAGATTGTGGATAAGGATCACATGGCACATGAGTTGCAGGAGCGGCTGTCCCAGCTCGAGGACGCGTTGCGGGAGTCCGACACACGTTTGCGGGAAGCCCTAGATGACAAT ATGAGGCTGACAAGTGAACGGGATGCGTTGGCTATAACAGCTAAGAAGCTTCACCGAGATTTGGCGAAG CTGGAGGCATTCAAGAAGCACCTGATGAAGTCACTGAAAGATGAAAGTTCACCT GCAGAAGCTGTTGATATAATGACCTGTGACCAATCAGTTATCCATGTCTCTTCACTGAAGG AAGAGGGTTCCAATGGCTACATGGAGACAAATCTAGTTCGTGGCTCTACAGGAATGGCAGTTCATGATG GCCATCTTCATGATTGGACCCACCTTCTTCTAGATTTCCCTCGCACTTGCCACGTTGGTCCAG ACTCAAGGCATGCTGGTCAGAGATCCTATGTGACTCCATACATCACACCACGAACTACAACCCCAAAAGAGATATCAACAGCTGGTTCCTCTAGAGGGTTCACTTGTGCAGGATCTCCGAAAATGACCTCTGGTACCACATCTCCCACCAAGCCTAAGTTTGAAGTACGGGCTGCTCTGTCGTCATGGAGCCAGCAGTCTTCTGCCAGAAGCTCTCCTCCCCGTGAACGCTCAATCCCAG GAGTCAACTCTCATATGAACAGTTCAGTGCATTCCTAA
- the LOC131233506 gene encoding uncharacterized protein At4g15545-like isoform X3, whose product MTQSSCCNYSSSIASADFHLPDEILSVIPTDPYDQLDLARKITSMAIACRVSRLESEAAGLRQKIVDKDHMAHELQERLSQLEDALRESDTRLREALDDNMRLTSERDALAITAKKLHRDLAKLEAFKKHLMKSLKDESSPAEAVDIMTCDQSVIHVSSLKEEGSNGYMETNLVRGSTGMAVHDDSRHAGQRSYVTPYITPRTTTPKEISTAGSSRGFTCAGSPKMTSGTTSPTKPKFEVRAALSSWSQQSSARSSPPRERSIPVRTPRVDGKEFFRQARSQLSYEQFSAFLTNIKELNSHKQSRKETLKKAEEIFGTDNKNLYLSFQGLLNRSMP is encoded by the exons ATGACGCAGAGCAGCTGCTGCAATTACAGCAGCAGCATTGCCAGTGCTGATTTCCATCTCCCTGACGAGATCCTGTCCGTCATCCCAACGGATCCATACGATCAGCTCGATCTGGCACGGAAGATCACGTCGATGGCAATTGCCTGCCGTGTATCGAGGCTAGAGTCTGAGGCTGCGGGTCTGCGGCAGAAGATTGTGGATAAGGATCACATGGCACATGAGTTGCAGGAGCGGCTGTCCCAGCTCGAGGACGCGTTGCGGGAGTCCGACACACGTTTGCGGGAAGCCCTAGATGACAAT ATGAGGCTGACAAGTGAACGGGATGCGTTGGCTATAACAGCTAAGAAGCTTCACCGAGATTTGGCGAAG CTGGAGGCATTCAAGAAGCACCTGATGAAGTCACTGAAAGATGAAAGTTCACCT GCAGAAGCTGTTGATATAATGACCTGTGACCAATCAGTTATCCATGTCTCTTCACTGAAGG AAGAGGGTTCCAATGGCTACATGGAGACAAATCTAGTTCGTGGCTCTACAGGAATGGCAGTTCATGATG ACTCAAGGCATGCTGGTCAGAGATCCTATGTGACTCCATACATCACACCACGAACTACAACCCCAAAAGAGATATCAACAGCTGGTTCCTCTAGAGGGTTCACTTGTGCAGGATCTCCGAAAATGACCTCTGGTACCACATCTCCCACCAAGCCTAAGTTTGAAGTACGGGCTGCTCTGTCGTCATGGAGCCAGCAGTCTTCTGCCAGAAGCTCTCCTCCCCGTGAACGCTCAATCCCAG TGCGCACTCCTCGCGTTGATGGAAAGGAGTTCTTCCGTCAAGCCAG GAGTCAACTCTCATATGAACAGTTCAGTGCATTCCTAACCAACATCAAGGAGCTCAATTCTCATAAGCAATCCCGCAAG GAAACTCTGAAGAAGGCGGAAGAGATATTCGGTACAGACAACAAAAATCTTTACTTGTCCTTTCAGGGGTTGCTTAACCGCAGTATGCCTTAG
- the LOC131233506 gene encoding uncharacterized protein At4g15545-like isoform X1: protein MTQSSCCNYSSSIASADFHLPDEILSVIPTDPYDQLDLARKITSMAIACRVSRLESEAAGLRQKIVDKDHMAHELQERLSQLEDALRESDTRLREALDDNMRLTSERDALAITAKKLHRDLAKLEAFKKHLMKSLKDESSPAEAVDIMTCDQSVIHVSSLKEEGSNGYMETNLVRGSTGMAVHDGHLHDWTHLLLDFPRTCHVGPDSRHAGQRSYVTPYITPRTTTPKEISTAGSSRGFTCAGSPKMTSGTTSPTKPKFEVRAALSSWSQQSSARSSPPRERSIPVRTPRVDGKEFFRQARSQLSYEQFSAFLTNIKELNSHKQSRKETLKKAEEIFGTDNKNLYLSFQGLLNRSMP, encoded by the exons ATGACGCAGAGCAGCTGCTGCAATTACAGCAGCAGCATTGCCAGTGCTGATTTCCATCTCCCTGACGAGATCCTGTCCGTCATCCCAACGGATCCATACGATCAGCTCGATCTGGCACGGAAGATCACGTCGATGGCAATTGCCTGCCGTGTATCGAGGCTAGAGTCTGAGGCTGCGGGTCTGCGGCAGAAGATTGTGGATAAGGATCACATGGCACATGAGTTGCAGGAGCGGCTGTCCCAGCTCGAGGACGCGTTGCGGGAGTCCGACACACGTTTGCGGGAAGCCCTAGATGACAAT ATGAGGCTGACAAGTGAACGGGATGCGTTGGCTATAACAGCTAAGAAGCTTCACCGAGATTTGGCGAAG CTGGAGGCATTCAAGAAGCACCTGATGAAGTCACTGAAAGATGAAAGTTCACCT GCAGAAGCTGTTGATATAATGACCTGTGACCAATCAGTTATCCATGTCTCTTCACTGAAGG AAGAGGGTTCCAATGGCTACATGGAGACAAATCTAGTTCGTGGCTCTACAGGAATGGCAGTTCATGATG GCCATCTTCATGATTGGACCCACCTTCTTCTAGATTTCCCTCGCACTTGCCACGTTGGTCCAG ACTCAAGGCATGCTGGTCAGAGATCCTATGTGACTCCATACATCACACCACGAACTACAACCCCAAAAGAGATATCAACAGCTGGTTCCTCTAGAGGGTTCACTTGTGCAGGATCTCCGAAAATGACCTCTGGTACCACATCTCCCACCAAGCCTAAGTTTGAAGTACGGGCTGCTCTGTCGTCATGGAGCCAGCAGTCTTCTGCCAGAAGCTCTCCTCCCCGTGAACGCTCAATCCCAG TGCGCACTCCTCGCGTTGATGGAAAGGAGTTCTTCCGTCAAGCCAG GAGTCAACTCTCATATGAACAGTTCAGTGCATTCCTAACCAACATCAAGGAGCTCAATTCTCATAAGCAATCCCGCAAG GAAACTCTGAAGAAGGCGGAAGAGATATTCGGTACAGACAACAAAAATCTTTACTTGTCCTTTCAGGGGTTGCTTAACCGCAGTATGCCTTAG
- the LOC131233506 gene encoding uncharacterized protein At4g15545-like isoform X4, with product MTQSSCCNYSSSIASADFHLPDEILSVIPTDPYDQLDLARKITSMAIACRVSRLESEAAGLRQKIVDKDHMAHELQERLSQLEDALRESDTRLREALDDNMRLTSERDALAITAKKLHRDLAKLEAFKKHLMKSLKDESSPAEAVDIMTCDQSVIHVSSLKEGSNGYMETNLVRGSTGMAVHDDSRHAGQRSYVTPYITPRTTTPKEISTAGSSRGFTCAGSPKMTSGTTSPTKPKFEVRAALSSWSQQSSARSSPPRERSIPVRTPRVDGKEFFRQARSQLSYEQFSAFLTNIKELNSHKQSRKETLKKAEEIFGTDNKNLYLSFQGLLNRSMP from the exons ATGACGCAGAGCAGCTGCTGCAATTACAGCAGCAGCATTGCCAGTGCTGATTTCCATCTCCCTGACGAGATCCTGTCCGTCATCCCAACGGATCCATACGATCAGCTCGATCTGGCACGGAAGATCACGTCGATGGCAATTGCCTGCCGTGTATCGAGGCTAGAGTCTGAGGCTGCGGGTCTGCGGCAGAAGATTGTGGATAAGGATCACATGGCACATGAGTTGCAGGAGCGGCTGTCCCAGCTCGAGGACGCGTTGCGGGAGTCCGACACACGTTTGCGGGAAGCCCTAGATGACAAT ATGAGGCTGACAAGTGAACGGGATGCGTTGGCTATAACAGCTAAGAAGCTTCACCGAGATTTGGCGAAG CTGGAGGCATTCAAGAAGCACCTGATGAAGTCACTGAAAGATGAAAGTTCACCT GCAGAAGCTGTTGATATAATGACCTGTGACCAATCAGTTATCCATGTCTCTTCACTGAAGG AGGGTTCCAATGGCTACATGGAGACAAATCTAGTTCGTGGCTCTACAGGAATGGCAGTTCATGATG ACTCAAGGCATGCTGGTCAGAGATCCTATGTGACTCCATACATCACACCACGAACTACAACCCCAAAAGAGATATCAACAGCTGGTTCCTCTAGAGGGTTCACTTGTGCAGGATCTCCGAAAATGACCTCTGGTACCACATCTCCCACCAAGCCTAAGTTTGAAGTACGGGCTGCTCTGTCGTCATGGAGCCAGCAGTCTTCTGCCAGAAGCTCTCCTCCCCGTGAACGCTCAATCCCAG TGCGCACTCCTCGCGTTGATGGAAAGGAGTTCTTCCGTCAAGCCAG GAGTCAACTCTCATATGAACAGTTCAGTGCATTCCTAACCAACATCAAGGAGCTCAATTCTCATAAGCAATCCCGCAAG GAAACTCTGAAGAAGGCGGAAGAGATATTCGGTACAGACAACAAAAATCTTTACTTGTCCTTTCAGGGGTTGCTTAACCGCAGTATGCCTTAG
- the LOC131233506 gene encoding uncharacterized protein At4g15545-like isoform X2: protein MTQSSCCNYSSSIASADFHLPDEILSVIPTDPYDQLDLARKITSMAIACRVSRLESEAAGLRQKIVDKDHMAHELQERLSQLEDALRESDTRLREALDDNMRLTSERDALAITAKKLHRDLAKLEAFKKHLMKSLKDESSPAEAVDIMTCDQSVIHVSSLKEGSNGYMETNLVRGSTGMAVHDGHLHDWTHLLLDFPRTCHVGPDSRHAGQRSYVTPYITPRTTTPKEISTAGSSRGFTCAGSPKMTSGTTSPTKPKFEVRAALSSWSQQSSARSSPPRERSIPVRTPRVDGKEFFRQARSQLSYEQFSAFLTNIKELNSHKQSRKETLKKAEEIFGTDNKNLYLSFQGLLNRSMP, encoded by the exons ATGACGCAGAGCAGCTGCTGCAATTACAGCAGCAGCATTGCCAGTGCTGATTTCCATCTCCCTGACGAGATCCTGTCCGTCATCCCAACGGATCCATACGATCAGCTCGATCTGGCACGGAAGATCACGTCGATGGCAATTGCCTGCCGTGTATCGAGGCTAGAGTCTGAGGCTGCGGGTCTGCGGCAGAAGATTGTGGATAAGGATCACATGGCACATGAGTTGCAGGAGCGGCTGTCCCAGCTCGAGGACGCGTTGCGGGAGTCCGACACACGTTTGCGGGAAGCCCTAGATGACAAT ATGAGGCTGACAAGTGAACGGGATGCGTTGGCTATAACAGCTAAGAAGCTTCACCGAGATTTGGCGAAG CTGGAGGCATTCAAGAAGCACCTGATGAAGTCACTGAAAGATGAAAGTTCACCT GCAGAAGCTGTTGATATAATGACCTGTGACCAATCAGTTATCCATGTCTCTTCACTGAAGG AGGGTTCCAATGGCTACATGGAGACAAATCTAGTTCGTGGCTCTACAGGAATGGCAGTTCATGATG GCCATCTTCATGATTGGACCCACCTTCTTCTAGATTTCCCTCGCACTTGCCACGTTGGTCCAG ACTCAAGGCATGCTGGTCAGAGATCCTATGTGACTCCATACATCACACCACGAACTACAACCCCAAAAGAGATATCAACAGCTGGTTCCTCTAGAGGGTTCACTTGTGCAGGATCTCCGAAAATGACCTCTGGTACCACATCTCCCACCAAGCCTAAGTTTGAAGTACGGGCTGCTCTGTCGTCATGGAGCCAGCAGTCTTCTGCCAGAAGCTCTCCTCCCCGTGAACGCTCAATCCCAG TGCGCACTCCTCGCGTTGATGGAAAGGAGTTCTTCCGTCAAGCCAG GAGTCAACTCTCATATGAACAGTTCAGTGCATTCCTAACCAACATCAAGGAGCTCAATTCTCATAAGCAATCCCGCAAG GAAACTCTGAAGAAGGCGGAAGAGATATTCGGTACAGACAACAAAAATCTTTACTTGTCCTTTCAGGGGTTGCTTAACCGCAGTATGCCTTAG
- the LOC131233506 gene encoding uncharacterized protein At4g15545-like isoform X5, whose product MTQSSCCNYSSSIASADFHLPDEILSVIPTDPYDQLDLARKITSMAIACRVSRLESEAAGLRQKIVDKDHMAHELQERLSQLEDALRESDTRLREALDDNMRLTSERDALAITAKKLHRDLAKLEAFKKHLMKSLKDESSPAEAVDIMTCDQSVIHVSSLKGHLHDWTHLLLDFPRTCHVGPDSRHAGQRSYVTPYITPRTTTPKEISTAGSSRGFTCAGSPKMTSGTTSPTKPKFEVRAALSSWSQQSSARSSPPRERSIPVRTPRVDGKEFFRQARSQLSYEQFSAFLTNIKELNSHKQSRKETLKKAEEIFGTDNKNLYLSFQGLLNRSMP is encoded by the exons ATGACGCAGAGCAGCTGCTGCAATTACAGCAGCAGCATTGCCAGTGCTGATTTCCATCTCCCTGACGAGATCCTGTCCGTCATCCCAACGGATCCATACGATCAGCTCGATCTGGCACGGAAGATCACGTCGATGGCAATTGCCTGCCGTGTATCGAGGCTAGAGTCTGAGGCTGCGGGTCTGCGGCAGAAGATTGTGGATAAGGATCACATGGCACATGAGTTGCAGGAGCGGCTGTCCCAGCTCGAGGACGCGTTGCGGGAGTCCGACACACGTTTGCGGGAAGCCCTAGATGACAAT ATGAGGCTGACAAGTGAACGGGATGCGTTGGCTATAACAGCTAAGAAGCTTCACCGAGATTTGGCGAAG CTGGAGGCATTCAAGAAGCACCTGATGAAGTCACTGAAAGATGAAAGTTCACCT GCAGAAGCTGTTGATATAATGACCTGTGACCAATCAGTTATCCATGTCTCTTCACTGAAGG GCCATCTTCATGATTGGACCCACCTTCTTCTAGATTTCCCTCGCACTTGCCACGTTGGTCCAG ACTCAAGGCATGCTGGTCAGAGATCCTATGTGACTCCATACATCACACCACGAACTACAACCCCAAAAGAGATATCAACAGCTGGTTCCTCTAGAGGGTTCACTTGTGCAGGATCTCCGAAAATGACCTCTGGTACCACATCTCCCACCAAGCCTAAGTTTGAAGTACGGGCTGCTCTGTCGTCATGGAGCCAGCAGTCTTCTGCCAGAAGCTCTCCTCCCCGTGAACGCTCAATCCCAG TGCGCACTCCTCGCGTTGATGGAAAGGAGTTCTTCCGTCAAGCCAG GAGTCAACTCTCATATGAACAGTTCAGTGCATTCCTAACCAACATCAAGGAGCTCAATTCTCATAAGCAATCCCGCAAG GAAACTCTGAAGAAGGCGGAAGAGATATTCGGTACAGACAACAAAAATCTTTACTTGTCCTTTCAGGGGTTGCTTAACCGCAGTATGCCTTAG
- the LOC131233506 gene encoding uncharacterized protein At4g15545-like isoform X6, which produces MTQSSCCNYSSSIASADFHLPDEILSVIPTDPYDQLDLARKITSMAIACRVSRLESEAAGLRQKIVDKDHMAHELQERLSQLEDALRESDTRLREALDDNMRLTSERDALAITAKKLHRDLAKLEAFKKHLMKSLKDESSPAEAVDIMTCDQSVIHVSSLKDSRHAGQRSYVTPYITPRTTTPKEISTAGSSRGFTCAGSPKMTSGTTSPTKPKFEVRAALSSWSQQSSARSSPPRERSIPVRTPRVDGKEFFRQARSQLSYEQFSAFLTNIKELNSHKQSRKETLKKAEEIFGTDNKNLYLSFQGLLNRSMP; this is translated from the exons ATGACGCAGAGCAGCTGCTGCAATTACAGCAGCAGCATTGCCAGTGCTGATTTCCATCTCCCTGACGAGATCCTGTCCGTCATCCCAACGGATCCATACGATCAGCTCGATCTGGCACGGAAGATCACGTCGATGGCAATTGCCTGCCGTGTATCGAGGCTAGAGTCTGAGGCTGCGGGTCTGCGGCAGAAGATTGTGGATAAGGATCACATGGCACATGAGTTGCAGGAGCGGCTGTCCCAGCTCGAGGACGCGTTGCGGGAGTCCGACACACGTTTGCGGGAAGCCCTAGATGACAAT ATGAGGCTGACAAGTGAACGGGATGCGTTGGCTATAACAGCTAAGAAGCTTCACCGAGATTTGGCGAAG CTGGAGGCATTCAAGAAGCACCTGATGAAGTCACTGAAAGATGAAAGTTCACCT GCAGAAGCTGTTGATATAATGACCTGTGACCAATCAGTTATCCATGTCTCTTCACTGAAGG ACTCAAGGCATGCTGGTCAGAGATCCTATGTGACTCCATACATCACACCACGAACTACAACCCCAAAAGAGATATCAACAGCTGGTTCCTCTAGAGGGTTCACTTGTGCAGGATCTCCGAAAATGACCTCTGGTACCACATCTCCCACCAAGCCTAAGTTTGAAGTACGGGCTGCTCTGTCGTCATGGAGCCAGCAGTCTTCTGCCAGAAGCTCTCCTCCCCGTGAACGCTCAATCCCAG TGCGCACTCCTCGCGTTGATGGAAAGGAGTTCTTCCGTCAAGCCAG GAGTCAACTCTCATATGAACAGTTCAGTGCATTCCTAACCAACATCAAGGAGCTCAATTCTCATAAGCAATCCCGCAAG GAAACTCTGAAGAAGGCGGAAGAGATATTCGGTACAGACAACAAAAATCTTTACTTGTCCTTTCAGGGGTTGCTTAACCGCAGTATGCCTTAG